One Candidatus Bathyarchaeia archaeon genomic window, CACTAGGATAGGCGGCATATTCGCAAGGCAGAGCCCGATGAAGGAGAAGATCGCCCTTTCGATCCATCGGCTGAAGATCCAGAGCAATAGGTTGGAGAGCTCAGCGATCAGGCTTATGCAACGCGATAAGGAGTTCTTCGCCAAGGTTGTGCAGGCCCAGATGCAGAAGGACTTCGCCCGAGCCACGATGTACGCCAACGAATGCGCTGAGATAAGGAAGATGGCGAAGGTGGTCCTCAGCAGTCAACTCGCGCTCGAGAGGGTCCTAGTCCGATTGGAAACGATCCAGGAGTTCGGGGAGGTGGCGGCGCTCATGAGGCCCGTATCCGAGGTGGTCCACTCCATAAGGGGCCAGATAGCCGGCATCATGCCCGAGGTTTCATTCGAGCTCAGCAGCATAGGGGAGGTATTGGACGAGATAGTCATGGAGGCTGGCGAAGCGAGCGGCTTCGAGCAAGGCATGAGCCCAAGCCCCGAGGCGGAGGTCATATTGAAGGAGGCGGCCGCCATAGCCGAGCAGAGGATGAAGGAGAAGTTCCCGGAGCTGCCCGGGGCTAGGCCCCAAGTTGGCGAGGGGCGAGAGAAATACGACCTAAAATGAGGGGGATTCCCATGGCATCGAAATTGGAGGTCATGAAGCGATATATTGGGAAGCCCATAACTGATCCATTCGGGAACATAATCGGGAAGGTCGTTGGCCTCTCCTTCGATTCTAAGAACGAGGTCAAGGGGATCGCGATAGAGGGCGGCGATGGGAATCTGATGAGGTGCCCAATGGAGAGGATAGTCGTTAACGAGAACTCAATCCACTTGGAGCAGCCTTGGAGGATCGAGGCCAATGAGCTGAATAGGCTGTACGAGGTCGTTGCCAATAGGATCCAAGCGCTTGAGGAGCTCTATAGCTCCGGGGAGATCGAGGAGGAGATCTACGAGGAGCTCCATAAGTCCCATAAATCCACCCTCGAGGAGCTGGAGGAGCGCAGGAGGTCCTTGATTGAGGGGTTGAAGGCCAAGATCTCCGAGAAGGTCGAGGAGATAAAGGACCTCCAAATGTTCTTGGCGAACAATAAGATCCTCCGCGCCTCCGGGGAGTTGGACGAATACTCCTATAGGATTTCGAACGATGCCATAAGAAGGGGGTTGCAAAGATCGATATCCGAGAAGAAGGAGATGGAGGAGCTGCTAGATAGGCTGGAGCGCCCATCCGAGCCGGAGAGGGAGGAGATCTTCGTCAGGATTAGGGAAGGCCCAATATAAAGCCCACTGAAGGAGGTACCCCCCATCCCGCTAATAGATTCCTTGAAAAGGCTCGGGCGCAGGCTGCGCCCGATACCCTTCCGCGAGAGGATCGCGAATACGCTCTATAAGCTGAGCGTTCAAAGGGATCGATTGGATCAGATGGCCGCCAAGCTCCAGCAAAGGGATCAGGAAATGTTCCAAAGATGCATAGGCGCCCAGATCTCCAAGGACTTCGCCCGAGCCACGATGTACGCCAACGAATGCGCTGAGATAAGGAAGATGGCGAAGGTGGTCCTCAGCAGTCAACTCGCGCTCGAGAGGGTCATGCTGCGATTGCAAACGGTTGAGGAGTTCGGGGACATTTACCTCCAGATAGCCCCGATAATGGAGGTTGTTAAGGAGACTAGGGGTAGGATATCGGGAGTTATACCGGAGGTCGCTAGGGAGCTAGATGAGATAAACAAGATGCTCTACGATATGACCTTGGAGGTGGGAGAGGCGCATTCGAGGGAGATAACGCTGGGCCCATCCAGCGAGGAGGCTAAAAAGGTCTTGGAGGAGTCCAGTGCGATAGCGGAGCAGAGGATCGAGGAGAGGTTCCCGGATCCATCGAGGGCGCCCCTAGGCTTGAGGGAGGCGGAGGCTATAGGCGGCGGGCCCGCGGAGCCCGACTCGGCCTTGGAATCAAAGATTTTGGAATACATAAGATCCCAAGGGGGAGCCCTCAACCTCAGCCCGAGGCGCTGCGCCTTGGAGCTCAACGCCTCCGTGGAGGAGGTGAATAAAGCCCTCGAGAACTTGGTTAAGAAGGGAAAGGTGATCTTGGGGGATTAACGCGTTGGAGGGGAAGCTCTTCTCGGTTTCGGAGGAGCTCGAGGAGCTGGCGGTTAAGTACGCGAGGGAAGCCATCGCAATGGACAGAAAGGGGGCTAGGGAGGATGCGATCCTGAATTACGAAAGGGCTGTGGAGATACTCCAAAAGCTCTATGACCTCTATCCGGATTCCCCCCAAAGTAGGATATACCTACAGAGGATAAGGGCCTACAGGGATAGGATATCGGACCTCCAAGGCAGGGGGGATTTGCGCGCCATCGATGCCGTGCAAAGGGCGAGGGACTTCGAGGTCAACGTCCTCCCTGAGAGGCCTAGCGTTAAGTGGAGCGATATAGCAGGCCTTGAGGAAGCCAAGCGGGCGATAGAGGAGGCTATCGTATTCCCGGCCAAGAGGCCGGACCTCTTCCCCTTGGGCTGGCCTAGGGGGATACTCCTCTTCGGCCCACCGGGTTGTGGGAAGACGCTGCTGGCGGCTGCCATGGCGAACGAGATCGATGCCCACTTCATTTGCGAGGACGCCGCCACCCTTATGTCAAAATGGCTTGGGGAATCCGAGAAGAACGTCGCGAAGCTCTTCGAGAGGGCTAGGGGCCTTTCCAACTCAGGCCGTCCCGTGATAATATTCATCGATGAAATCGACTCGATCGCGGGCGTTAGGTTGGACGAGGTTGGGGGGGAGGTTAGGATGAGGAACCAGTTCCTGAAGGAGATGGACGGAGTGCTGGATAAGAACAAGAACTATCACATTTACGTGGTCGGGGCCACCAATAAGCCATGGGATCTGGATGAGCCGTTCATAAGGAGGTTCCAGAAGAGGATCTACGTACCCCTCCCGGATCGCGAGGCCCGCCTCGGGATCCTCAGGATATTGACCAAGGATCTGAGATTGGATCCGAGCGTGGACCTCCAAAAGCTAGCGGACCTATTGGATGGATATTCGGGCAGCGATATAAAGGACCTCATCCAAACCGCCCATATGAAGGTCGTCAGGGAGTTCTTCGAGCTTGGGGGAAAAGCCCCGAGGCCGATAAGCATGGCGGACATATGCGAGGCCATGAGGAGGAGGAAGCCGAGCGTCCCAAAGGACTCCATTAGATTGTATGAGAAGTGGTCGGAAAGGTTCTCGGCACTGTGAGGTGTTGAAAGCGTGAATTTGGATCACATAGATTTGAGGATTTTGGCGGAGCTGGCCGAGAACGCTAAGACCACGTTTGCGGAGTTGGGGAGGAAGCTGGGGATCCATCCCAACGTCGTGGCCTATAGGGTGAATAGGATGCGGAGGGGCGGGATCATAAAGGGATATGCGACCATATTGGATTTGGAGAAGATGGGGGTAGGGGAGCAGATGCTCATTGGGATAAACTTCCCAGCGAACTCGGATAGGGAGGAGATAATAAATAGGATGGGATCGATCCCGGAGATCGTTGAGATCGTGAGCTCCTTCGGATCCCCGGAGGGCTTGATCCTGTTGGTCGGGAGGAACAAGTCCGATATCGAAAGGGCGATATCCAAGATCAAGGGCATGAACATATCGATTGATTATGCGGCCCCCATAATATGGATCCGCAGGGATGGCATGATGGGAAAATTCCTCAATCAATTGGCGAGCGAGCTCGAACCTCCCTCGAGATTGAGGATGGAACACCATCCCAAGGACTACCCCGAGCTCCGGGGGTTGAAGATTTTGGAGAGCGTATCGAAATAGGGAGTGTTTTGAATGTTCCGCGAAAGAAAATCCATATTTGGAAAGGTGAAGGAGGCCATCAGCCCAACCCCGCTTAGGAAGAGGTTGGCGCTATCTATCCATAGGTTGAACGTTCAAGTGAAGCGTTTGGAGGGGACCCTGCGCAGGATGGAAGGGAAGGATAGGGAGCTCCGCAATAAATGCGTGCAGGCCCAGATGCAGAAGGACTTCGCCCGAGCCACGATGTACGCCAACGAATGCGCTGAGATAAGGAAGATAGCCAAGATATTGTTGACCAGCCAGATAGCGTTGGAGAGGACATCGATAAGGCTGGAAACGATCCAAGAGTTCGGGGACTTCCTTTACCATATGACCCCGGTCATTGGCGTGGTTAGCATAATGAGGGACCAGCTCGAGGGAATAGTCCCGGAGATATCGCGAGAGCTGGCATGGGTCAATGAATCCTTGGAGGAGATCGTTCTAGAGGCCGGAGGGGTCCTTGAGGGCACTACCCCCTCCGGGGAGCCAACGGAGGATGCGAAGAAGATATTGGAGGAGGCCGCGTTGCTCGCGGATCAAAAGCTGAGGGAGAAGTTCCCGGAATTGCCCTCGTTGGGATCGGGCGAGGGCGCCAGGGGCAGGACCGCTTGATCCTAGAGGAAATCCTCTAGTCTTGCGCCCCCCTGGCCCCTCTCCGCGGACTCCCTCGGGATCCTTATCCTCCCATAGACACCATCGAACCCGGGCTCTATTTCAACGATCCCGTTCCTGACCTTGAGTATCGCCTCGGCGACCTCCCGGCTGGAGAACTTCGCGATCTCCCGAGCATCGGCCCTCATAAGGACCTCGAGCTCATCTCCGAAATGGCCGACTAGCGAATTGTAAACCCTCCAAACCCCGGCTGAGGAGGGACTCGAGGATCCGAGGACCTCGGCTATTATCTCGGATAGCGGCAATATGCGCACGAATGGGATCGCATCCTTCGGAACGAAGCCCTTCGGCCTATCCGCCAACTCCTCGACCCTTTGCTCCACACCCTTCGTCAAGGGCCTCCCGCATTTGGGGCAAATGTTCCCCAAGGCTATTGCTTTATCCCCAGGCATCGCCACGCCGCAATCCCTATGTCCGGACCAGTGATATTTCCCATAGGCCGGATCCGTTTCTATCGTCGATTTGAATCGAGAGGGATCCTTTGCCTTCATCGCTCCAATTATTCCCTCATAGCTTAGGCGCTCGAGGAGGAAGATGTTCGCCTCCCTTCCCAGCCTCCAAGGCCATGGGGAGTGGGCATCGGAATTGGAAACGAGAGAAAATCCATCCAATTTGCTGAGCCTCCAATTCATCGGCGGATCCGAGGAGAGCCCTGTTTCTATTGCGAAGATCTCATCGCTTTTATCGCCATAGCAATCCTCTAGGGCATCGAACCCGCTCACCGAGCCGAATACCCCGTACCAAGGGGTCCATGCGTGGGATGGGAATATCACCACGTCCTCCGAGATCGAATGGAGCACCTCCACTAGGTGGGCCGGGGAGACGTCGAGCGAGGGGCGGCCATCCGCGGCCAAATCCCCGAACCTGCTTATGGCATCGTTTATCTGATCCACCACATCGAAGTCCGGCGCTATTATTACGTGATGGACCTTCCTCGAGCTCCCTTGGAACTCAAACACCGTGTTGACTTCAGAACTCAATATGAATTTGACCCCCTCGGAACCCCTCATAACGTAAAGATGGGAATCCTCAAATTCCACGAGCTCCCTCCTTAACTCCGCTAGCCATCTGGGATGGGTGAAATCCCCAGTCCCGACCACGTCTAGGCCCTTTATACGCGCGAACCTAGCTATGTTTGGCAACGTCATATCTTCGCTCGTCGCCCTGCTGAACCTCGAATGTATATGTAAATCCGCTATTATCTCCAGAGGGATCGCCCTTCCTTGGCCCCCAATTGAGGTTGGATCGGGAAAATAAATTTATAATGAACCCCATTGGATCTGACTGAGACCAGCCGATAATCCCGGTCTAATCGATCAAGCGGGCGATGGCGTGATCTATCCTTGGGAAAGGATTTGGGGATAAGCGTTAGGAAGAGCGAGGACTTCTCGGAGTGGTATACCCAAGCGGTCGTAAAAGCCGGCTTGGCGGATTACGCGCCCATGAAGGGCTTCATAGTCCTCATGCCATACGGATATTCGATATGGGAGAGGATAAGGGCCTTCATGGACGCGGAGCTGGAGAGGCTTGGCCATAAAAACGCCTACTTTCCGGCCCTGATCCCGGAGAGCCTCCTCCGGAAGGAGGCCGAGCATTTCTCGGGCTTCGTGCCCGAGGTCCTATGGGTGACTCAAGCCGGCAACCGAGAGCTCAACGAGAGGCTCGCGGTCAGGCCAACCTCCGAAACGATAATCTATGCCT contains:
- a CDS encoding Snf7 family protein, with amino-acid sequence MPYKIIREWEEGQKGPLLTRIGGIFARQSPMKEKIALSIHRLKIQSNRLESSAIRLMQRDKEFFAKVVQAQMQKDFARATMYANECAEIRKMAKVVLSSQLALERVLVRLETIQEFGEVAALMRPVSEVVHSIRGQIAGIMPEVSFELSSIGEVLDEIVMEAGEASGFEQGMSPSPEAEVILKEAAAIAEQRMKEKFPELPGARPQVGEGREKYDLK
- a CDS encoding CdvA-like protein, producing MASKLEVMKRYIGKPITDPFGNIIGKVVGLSFDSKNEVKGIAIEGGDGNLMRCPMERIVVNENSIHLEQPWRIEANELNRLYEVVANRIQALEELYSSGEIEEEIYEELHKSHKSTLEELEERRRSLIEGLKAKISEKVEEIKDLQMFLANNKILRASGELDEYSYRISNDAIRRGLQRSISEKKEMEELLDRLERPSEPEREEIFVRIREGPI
- a CDS encoding Snf7 family protein, with protein sequence MKRLGRRLRPIPFRERIANTLYKLSVQRDRLDQMAAKLQQRDQEMFQRCIGAQISKDFARATMYANECAEIRKMAKVVLSSQLALERVMLRLQTVEEFGDIYLQIAPIMEVVKETRGRISGVIPEVARELDEINKMLYDMTLEVGEAHSREITLGPSSEEAKKVLEESSAIAEQRIEERFPDPSRAPLGLREAEAIGGGPAEPDSALESKILEYIRSQGGALNLSPRRCALELNASVEEVNKALENLVKKGKVILGD
- a CDS encoding AAA family ATPase, with product MEGKLFSVSEELEELAVKYAREAIAMDRKGAREDAILNYERAVEILQKLYDLYPDSPQSRIYLQRIRAYRDRISDLQGRGDLRAIDAVQRARDFEVNVLPERPSVKWSDIAGLEEAKRAIEEAIVFPAKRPDLFPLGWPRGILLFGPPGCGKTLLAAAMANEIDAHFICEDAATLMSKWLGESEKNVAKLFERARGLSNSGRPVIIFIDEIDSIAGVRLDEVGGEVRMRNQFLKEMDGVLDKNKNYHIYVVGATNKPWDLDEPFIRRFQKRIYVPLPDREARLGILRILTKDLRLDPSVDLQKLADLLDGYSGSDIKDLIQTAHMKVVREFFELGGKAPRPISMADICEAMRRRKPSVPKDSIRLYEKWSERFSAL
- a CDS encoding AsnC family transcriptional regulator, which gives rise to MNLDHIDLRILAELAENAKTTFAELGRKLGIHPNVVAYRVNRMRRGGIIKGYATILDLEKMGVGEQMLIGINFPANSDREEIINRMGSIPEIVEIVSSFGSPEGLILLVGRNKSDIERAISKIKGMNISIDYAAPIIWIRRDGMMGKFLNQLASELEPPSRLRMEHHPKDYPELRGLKILESVSK
- a CDS encoding Snf7 family protein; the protein is MFRERKSIFGKVKEAISPTPLRKRLALSIHRLNVQVKRLEGTLRRMEGKDRELRNKCVQAQMQKDFARATMYANECAEIRKIAKILLTSQIALERTSIRLETIQEFGDFLYHMTPVIGVVSIMRDQLEGIVPEISRELAWVNESLEEIVLEAGGVLEGTTPSGEPTEDAKKILEEAALLADQKLREKFPELPSLGSGEGARGRTA
- a CDS encoding endonuclease Q family protein, which gives rise to MTLPNIARFARIKGLDVVGTGDFTHPRWLAELRRELVEFEDSHLYVMRGSEGVKFILSSEVNTVFEFQGSSRKVHHVIIAPDFDVVDQINDAISRFGDLAADGRPSLDVSPAHLVEVLHSISEDVVIFPSHAWTPWYGVFGSVSGFDALEDCYGDKSDEIFAIETGLSSDPPMNWRLSKLDGFSLVSNSDAHSPWPWRLGREANIFLLERLSYEGIIGAMKAKDPSRFKSTIETDPAYGKYHWSGHRDCGVAMPGDKAIALGNICPKCGRPLTKGVEQRVEELADRPKGFVPKDAIPFVRILPLSEIIAEVLGSSSPSSAGVWRVYNSLVGHFGDELEVLMRADAREIAKFSSREVAEAILKVRNGIVEIEPGFDGVYGRIRIPRESAERGQGGARLEDFL